A DNA window from Hevea brasiliensis isolate MT/VB/25A 57/8 chromosome 2, ASM3005281v1, whole genome shotgun sequence contains the following coding sequences:
- the LOC110655353 gene encoding squamosa promoter-binding-like protein 6: MESWRYSAEGKGLLFSDEIDLSVDSFGRSRKAFTGWDGDSVENMEFIDLGFSEMPRKPFNGSNTGMGILGGGEAGIDSSKIEFSSPSHIIASNSSLESGSNRSNSLMESNSQDSSLIDLKLGRLADGKEAQNSKFLEERSVVSSASPTFQAKKTRTMSSRSQTPFCQVYGCHKDLSSLKDYHKRHKVCEVHSKTPKVIVNGVEQRFCQQCSRFHLLDEFDDGKRSCRKRLAGHNERRRKPQFGSLSGRPHKLLQPYQGTKILGTSLPKRASFLFPNILPGGILYQERYEQTNCCRPAKLEEKSNYCTNGQLLPKSFLHLHANGIQNTSGISPSATEDLTVFNTTSALHELSGLSHSSCALSLLSAESQDLGHSAGILMARPFISQARGVSDKLLGVESSEKYVPNVLHSSGMNPIKANHMGSFTVSCAGYSADLHVEPDSFLQESDFLNAKYCVSAENESTVDLLQLSSHLHRVEQQRNSVQVKHEIEEFSSFLTTYGP; encoded by the exons ATGGAATCTTGGCGCTACTCTGCTGAAGGTAAAGGCCTTCTGTTCTCAGATGAAATAGATTTATCAGTTGATTCATTTGGGAGAAGTAGAAAAGCATTCACCGGATGGGATGGGGATTCTGTTGAGAACATGGAGTTTATAGATTTGGGTTTCTCTGAAATGCCCAGAAAGCCATTTAATGGTAGTAACACGGGTATGGGGATACTTGGTGGCGGTGAAGCCGGTATCGATTCTAGTAAAATAGAATTTTCTTCTCCCAGTCATATAATTGCTTCAAATTCATCGTTGGAATCTGGGTCGAATCGTTCAAATTCTCTCATGGAATCTAATAGTCAGGATTCATCACTAATTGATTTAAAGCTAGGGAGGTTGGCTGATGGCAAAGAAGCACAAAATAGCAAGTTTTTGGAAGAGAGATCGGTGGTATCTTCAGCAAGCCCAACTTTTCAGGCAAAGAAAACTCGAACAATGAGTTCACGCTCTCAGACTCCCTTTTGCCAGGTATATGGTTGTCACAAGGATCTCAGCTCCTTAAAGGATTACCACAAGAGGCATAAAGTTTGTGAAGTACACTCAAAGACTCCTAAAGTTATAGTTAATGGCGTTGAGCAAAGGTTTTGTCAGCAGTGCAGCAg GTTTCATTTGCTGGATGAATTCGATGATGGTAAACGTAGTTGTCGTAAGCGCCTAGCAGGCCACAACGAACGCAGAAGGAAACCTCAGTTTGGTTCTCTCTCTGGTAGACCCCATAAGTTGCTGCAGCCATACCAAG GAACCAAAATTTTGGGTACTTCCTTGCCGAAGAGAGCATCTTTTCTTTTCCCAAACATACTTCCTGGTGGTATTCTTTATCAAGAGAGATATGAACAGACCAACTGCTGCAGGCCTGCTAAATTGGAAGAGAAATCAAATTACTGTACAAATGGGCAGTTACTCCCAAAGTCTTTTCTCCATCTACATGCCAATGGGATCCAAAACACATCTGGAATTTCTCCATCTGCAACTGAAGACTTAACTGTTTTTAATACTACATCAGCTCTTCATGAGTTATCTGGGTTGTCTCATTCCAGTTGTGCTCTCTCTCTTCTGTCAGCCGAATCACAGGACTTGGGCCATTCGGCAGGAATTTTAATGGCTAGGCCCTTCATCAGTCAAGCCAGGGGTGTTTCTGACAAACTTTTGGGAGTAGAATCTTCGGAGAAGTACGTGCCAAATGTATTACATTCATCTGGAATGAATCCCATTAAAGCAAACCATATGGGATCCTTCACGGTTTCTTGTGCTGGTTATTCAGCTGACCTTCATGTTGAACCAGATAGTTTTCTTCAAGAGTCAGACTTTTTGAATGCCAAATATTGCGTTTCTGCTGAAAATGAATCTACTGTGGATTTGCTTCAATTGTCTTCACATCTTCACAGGGTGGAGCAACAAAGGAATTCTGTGCAAGTGAAGCATGAAATTGAGGAATTTTCCAGTTTCCTTACCACATATGGGCCATGA